From a single Brassica oleracea var. oleracea cultivar TO1000 chromosome C5, BOL, whole genome shotgun sequence genomic region:
- the LOC106343296 gene encoding auxin-repressed 12.5 kDa protein → MVLLDKLWDDVVAGPQPDRGLARLRKITTQPINIRGEGSNKVMHRSLTMPTVVSPGTPTTPTTPTTPHKDNVWRSVFNPGSNLATRAIGSNIFDKPAHPNSPSVYDWLYSGESRSQHR, encoded by the exons ATGGTTCTGCTAGATAAGCTTTGGGATGATGTTGTTGCCGGACCTCAACCTGACCGTGGCCTAGCCCGCCTCCGTAAAATCACCACCCAACCCATTAATATCAGAG GAGAAGGAAGCAACAAGGTGATGCATAGGTCGTTGACTATGCCGACGGTAGTGAGCCCCGGAACTCCAACTACTCCGACCACTCCGACAACGCCACATAAGGATAACGTGTGGAGGAGCGTCTTTAATCCTGGAAGCAACCTCGCCACGAGAGCCATCGGCTCCAACATCTTTGATAAACCAGCCCACCCAAATTCTCCATCCGTCTACGACTG GTTGTACAGCGGCGAGTCAAGGAGTCAGCACCGTTAA